A genomic region of Mycobacterium sp. Aquia_213 contains the following coding sequences:
- a CDS encoding ferredoxin — translation MRVTVDETLCEAQGFCESLAPDVFELGDEDVVQIADGEVAPDREIDVRAAVDQCPKAALRLQD, via the coding sequence ATGCGCGTGACCGTCGACGAGACCTTGTGCGAGGCCCAAGGCTTCTGTGAATCGCTCGCCCCGGACGTGTTCGAACTCGGCGACGAGGACGTGGTGCAGATCGCGGACGGCGAGGTGGCGCCGGACCGGGAGATCGACGTCCGCGCCGCGGTGGACCAGTGCCCGAAGGCCGCACTGCGGTTGCAGGACTGA
- a CDS encoding nuclear transport factor 2 family protein: protein MSSRDMAKYAGMRPYFELVVGALDGLVDGADFFDIHADDAVVEFVITVPTYPRKIVGREALAELYADYGDSIVQSHSSDVHRYFDPEQSTVILEYTMHGTVVKTGAPYVNRFVSVITIDGRKIVHWRDYLDPLAVFAAFGEGPAPY from the coding sequence ATGTCATCGCGAGATATGGCGAAGTACGCCGGAATGCGGCCCTACTTCGAGCTTGTCGTCGGGGCCCTCGACGGTTTGGTCGACGGGGCCGACTTTTTCGATATCCACGCCGACGATGCGGTGGTCGAGTTCGTCATCACCGTTCCGACGTATCCGAGGAAAATCGTCGGGAGAGAAGCGCTGGCCGAACTGTATGCCGACTATGGGGATTCGATCGTCCAGAGTCACAGCAGCGACGTGCACCGCTACTTCGACCCCGAGCAGTCCACGGTGATTCTCGAGTACACGATGCACGGCACCGTCGTGAAGACGGGCGCGCCCTACGTCAACCGATTCGTCTCCGTGATCACGATCGACGGCCGGAAGATCGTGCACTGGCGCGATTACCTGGATCCGCTGGCGGTGTTCGCCGCGTTCGGCGAGGGACCCGCCCCGTACTGA
- a CDS encoding FadR/GntR family transcriptional regulator, protein MPALGIGPDARRRLSAPRIAEIVADELRRQIIDGELADGDLLPRQEVLVEQFNVSLVSLREALRILETEGLVSVRRGNRGGAVVHAPAKTSAAYMLGLLLQSESVQVADLGMALQELEPACAALAAQRPDRADTLVPELKRVNDSMTEHLDDGRLFTEIGRQFHDLIVQGCGNHTIIAVVGSLETLWSSHEKQWADESAARGTYPSLTQRRAVLNTHTKLAETIAEGDVDRARRIAGRHLADTQTYVLAGRPTQRIYALSPQALSRPRDLRQS, encoded by the coding sequence ATGCCCGCTCTGGGAATTGGTCCCGATGCTCGTCGCCGGTTGTCGGCGCCGAGGATTGCCGAAATCGTAGCCGACGAATTGCGCCGCCAAATCATCGACGGCGAGCTTGCCGATGGCGATCTGCTGCCGCGCCAGGAAGTACTGGTCGAACAATTCAACGTCAGCCTGGTCTCGCTGCGCGAAGCCCTGCGCATCCTGGAAACCGAGGGTCTGGTCTCGGTGCGACGGGGTAACCGCGGCGGCGCCGTCGTGCACGCACCGGCCAAGACCAGCGCGGCCTACATGCTCGGGCTGTTGCTGCAGAGCGAGTCCGTTCAGGTCGCCGACCTGGGCATGGCGCTACAGGAGCTCGAGCCCGCCTGCGCCGCGTTGGCGGCGCAGCGACCGGACCGGGCCGACACCCTGGTGCCAGAACTCAAGCGGGTCAACGACTCCATGACCGAGCACCTCGACGACGGGCGCCTGTTCACCGAAATCGGCCGCCAGTTCCACGATCTCATCGTCCAGGGTTGCGGAAACCACACCATCATCGCGGTCGTCGGCAGCCTGGAAACGCTGTGGAGCAGCCACGAAAAGCAGTGGGCCGACGAGAGCGCAGCGCGTGGCACCTATCCGTCGCTGACCCAGCGACGCGCGGTCCTCAACACACATACCAAGCTGGCCGAGACCATCGCGGAAGGCGACGTCGACCGCGCCCGGCGCATCGCGGGCCGTCACCTCGCCGATACCCAGACCTATGTGCTGGCCGGGCGGCCCACCCAACGGATCTATGCGCTTTCGCCGCAGGCATTGTCACGCCCGCGCGATCTCCGGCAGTCGTAA
- a CDS encoding CaiB/BaiF CoA-transferase family protein: MSQGSDDRPTPLHELRVVEISDRIAGSYCGKLLVDAGAQVRKIEPPQGDWLRRYSASCSPVPDGQASPFYSYLNAGKQSMTFAPGSERLRAELAAADVIILTAGPSRAAALGIDPRRLLADAPRAVIVTISDFGWTGPYADRAASEFTLQAWAGSPGFRGDPAGPPISIGGDLGEYMGGVFAAFGALAVRRRVEHGGPGEHLDLSMLEAMTLMQSSEWLHSQLLRVPPISRTTEVPSIEPAKDGYVGITMVTGQQWLDFLAMVECPALEEIEQLRFQIGRWGYRDLIREQIGPWLAQRSVAEIVELGQLFRLPIAALGNGATIREVEYATERGVFRQNPAGFHQPRPPWLMSACAAPAVGDTVDPGADNDESPWRTREPERDPAKPTRPLEGVRIVDLTAFWAGPAATHLLAAFGAEVIKVESIQRPDGIRYSGGMRKDVDDWWEYGWVFHAMNTNKRSVTLDLGSGQGRRVFMKLVAGADVVIENFSPRVMDQFGLTADVLLDVNPKLVVTRMPAFGLDGPWRERVGFAPTMEQLAGLAWVTGLPDAPPVTPRGACDPLAGVHAAFAVLAALNFAERTGTGQQLELPMLETVLNATAIQAIEFEVFGKTLSRRGNRGFGGLIQNLYRCAGAPEKDDWIAMTVSDDQQWSALVEVMGRPAWCDEGLATADGRRECADDIDDRLREWFATQPLESTVERLASAGVPAAPVVSPSLVTENPQLRDRGFFETLQHASIGSAEYPCPPFASLSGQDRWLLRPPPLLGEHNGEVLRDRCGLTDEELANLAASGVIGTRPKGL; encoded by the coding sequence TTGAGCCAGGGGTCAGATGACCGTCCGACACCGCTGCATGAGTTGCGTGTTGTCGAAATCAGCGACCGGATAGCTGGCAGCTACTGCGGCAAGTTGCTGGTTGACGCCGGGGCGCAGGTGCGCAAAATCGAACCGCCGCAAGGAGATTGGCTGCGGCGATATTCGGCGTCCTGTTCGCCCGTGCCGGATGGCCAGGCATCGCCGTTCTACAGCTATCTCAACGCCGGCAAGCAGAGCATGACCTTCGCGCCGGGCTCGGAGCGGTTGCGTGCCGAATTGGCGGCCGCCGACGTGATCATCCTCACCGCCGGCCCGTCGCGCGCCGCGGCGCTGGGCATCGATCCGCGCCGGCTGCTGGCGGATGCGCCGCGAGCGGTCATCGTCACGATCTCCGACTTCGGCTGGACCGGGCCGTATGCCGACCGCGCTGCCAGCGAATTCACCTTGCAGGCCTGGGCGGGCTCGCCCGGTTTCCGCGGCGATCCGGCCGGGCCCCCGATCTCGATCGGCGGCGACCTGGGGGAGTACATGGGCGGCGTGTTCGCCGCGTTCGGCGCGCTGGCCGTGCGCCGCCGCGTCGAGCACGGCGGTCCCGGTGAGCATCTCGACCTGTCCATGCTCGAGGCGATGACGTTGATGCAGAGCAGTGAATGGCTGCATTCGCAGCTGCTGCGGGTGCCGCCGATCAGCCGCACCACCGAAGTCCCGTCGATCGAGCCGGCCAAGGACGGCTACGTCGGGATCACCATGGTCACCGGCCAGCAATGGCTCGACTTCCTGGCGATGGTCGAGTGTCCGGCGCTCGAAGAGATTGAGCAGCTGCGTTTTCAGATCGGCCGCTGGGGCTACCGCGACCTGATCCGCGAGCAGATCGGCCCGTGGCTGGCGCAGCGGTCCGTCGCGGAGATCGTCGAGCTCGGCCAACTGTTCCGGCTGCCGATCGCGGCGCTGGGCAACGGCGCAACGATCCGCGAGGTGGAGTACGCGACCGAACGCGGGGTATTCCGGCAAAACCCCGCCGGCTTTCACCAGCCCCGCCCGCCGTGGCTGATGTCGGCCTGCGCGGCTCCTGCGGTCGGCGACACTGTTGACCCGGGCGCCGACAACGACGAGTCACCCTGGCGCACACGGGAACCCGAACGCGATCCGGCCAAACCGACCCGGCCGCTGGAAGGCGTCCGGATCGTCGACCTGACCGCGTTCTGGGCCGGGCCGGCGGCGACCCACCTGCTCGCGGCCTTTGGCGCCGAGGTGATCAAGGTCGAGTCGATCCAGCGCCCCGACGGCATCCGGTACTCCGGCGGGATGCGCAAAGACGTGGACGACTGGTGGGAGTACGGCTGGGTGTTCCACGCGATGAACACCAACAAGCGTTCGGTCACATTGGATTTGGGCTCCGGACAGGGGCGCCGCGTGTTCATGAAACTGGTGGCCGGCGCCGACGTGGTGATCGAGAACTTCTCCCCGCGCGTGATGGACCAATTCGGGCTGACCGCCGACGTGCTGCTCGACGTCAACCCCAAACTCGTCGTCACCCGCATGCCCGCGTTCGGGCTGGACGGCCCCTGGCGCGAACGAGTCGGATTCGCCCCCACAATGGAACAGCTCGCCGGGCTGGCCTGGGTGACCGGTCTGCCGGATGCCCCGCCGGTGACGCCGCGTGGAGCCTGCGATCCACTGGCCGGGGTGCACGCCGCGTTCGCCGTACTGGCCGCGCTGAACTTCGCCGAACGCACCGGCACCGGTCAGCAGCTCGAGCTGCCGATGCTCGAAACGGTGTTGAACGCCACCGCGATACAGGCGATCGAATTCGAGGTCTTCGGAAAGACGTTGAGCCGCCGCGGCAATCGCGGTTTCGGCGGGCTGATCCAGAATCTCTATCGGTGTGCCGGTGCACCAGAGAAAGACGACTGGATCGCGATGACCGTGAGCGACGACCAGCAGTGGTCCGCGCTCGTCGAGGTGATGGGGCGACCGGCCTGGTGTGACGAGGGTCTGGCCACGGCCGACGGCCGACGGGAGTGCGCCGACGACATCGATGACCGGCTGCGGGAGTGGTTCGCCACGCAGCCGCTGGAATCGACGGTGGAGCGGCTGGCAAGCGCGGGTGTTCCCGCGGCGCCCGTGGTCTCGCCGTCGCTGGTGACCGAGAACCCCCAACTGCGCGACCGGGGTTTCTTCGAGACGCTGCAACACGCGAGCATAGGGTCAGCCGAGTATCCGTGCCCGCCGTTCGCATCGCTGTCCGGCCAGGACAGGTGGCTATTGCGCCCGCCGCCGCTGCTGGGCGAGCACAATGGAGAAGTACTGCGCGATCGGTGCGGGCTGACCGACGAAGAGCTGGCGAACCTCGCTGCCAGCGGGGTGATCGGAACCCGCCCCAAGGGCCTATAA